Below is a window of Staphylococcus succinus DNA.
AGTGATAAAATGGCACGACTTTTAGTTGGAGAAGATGGAGAAGATATTGTCTTGTCTTATTTCAATCTTTCCGAAAGTGATAAAGAAAGATATAAAAAAGAGATTTTAGATCATAAATATATTGTAATAGCGACAAAAGATACTTCTTCTCATGAAGAAGTAGAAGAAGCTAACGCTGCTTATGATCCGAATGAAGAACTTAATCACTATGCTGAAGAATCAAGAGGACCTAAATCTTAAGTAGATCAATCACTTTGTGGACATTAACGACCTAAGTTAATGTCCACTTTTAAGTTACATACATAACTATTCAAAGATTAGATTAATGATATAAAATTGACTATGTTATAATGAACGCAATAATTTTTGGGGGAGGATCATCTATGGAGTTTAAAACCATCACATCAATTGACGATCCATTGTTTGATTTAGCTATCAAACTATATGATGGAAAATTTGATATCGGTTTATCAGAAGAAGAACATATATTCAAACAATCTTTAAAGAATGTACATACAAAGGATGATTATGTATTTTTAGTAGGTATAGAAGATGGTGCCCCTGTAAGTCTAGCGACTGCACACTACGAAGCTACCACAAATTCTGCCTTTTTAATCTATTTAATCGCCAATGACCAGCCAAACCATGACGAATTAATCACTTTAACACTAGAACGTATCCAAGCTGAAATCAACACTTTATCTAACCAATTACATTCACATGATGTCAATTTCATTATGTTAGAAGTAGAAAAAGAACCAGATGAAATTTCTGAAGTTGATGTACAGGTCTTGGATAACAGACGTCAATTTCTCTTCGAACATGGTTTCGAAAGACAATTTGATATTGATTATTTATCACCGGGCATTCATGGAAACTCAAATGGTATACCAAAAGACTTGTTTATAAAATCGAATATCGAATTGACTAAAGACATCTTTGGTCCAAGCATTAAATCAAATTACATTTTGAAATATGTGTTTGCTAATAGAATCTCTAGGAGTATTATTTATCCATTACTTGAAGAAATGGATTTGCGCAAACGATTGTGAGAACCACTTGAAATCACTATTAAAAGAGGTTAAACTAACGTAGAGGTAAGACTGACGTTTCACTAACCGAAGACAAACGTCCGTATACATAAACCAATTATGAAAGGACTTATTTCTATGTTAACCAAAGAATTTGCACAACGCGTTGAGCTAAGTGAAAAACAAGTCCGTAAAATCGTTCAACATTTAGAAGAACGCGGTTACCAGCTTAGTAAAACAGAATACCGTGGCCGTGAAGCTACTGATTTCCAAGAAGAGGATATCGAACTTTTCCAAGATATTGCGGAAAAAGTTAAACAAACGAATAGTTATGACTTAGCTTTCGATGAGCTAGAAAAAGAAAAAGATTTTTTACAAGTACTTGTAAAAGAAGACAATAACCATTTACCAACTGATCAAAATGTTTCTCAACTCGTAGATGATTTACGTTCTGAAATTCAGAAGATGCGTGATGAACGTCAAATGCTTGGTCAAATGATTAACCAAGTACATCAACAGCAAACTGAATTACGTGAAATGCAGGAGCAAATCACAACTAAATTAGATTCAAATACAGAATCATTGAAAGCCATTCAAACATCAACAGACGAAATCAAAACAACACAAAATGCAATCCAAGATTCACAACAAGAACAAACAAGTATTGCACAAGCAAATGTTGAAACAAATCATATCAGTGCTGACCAAAGTACTACAACAGCTAGTACTAAAGACATACTGACTGACACTACAACAGAACAAACACATGCACACACTAACGAAATTACTAATAACACTTCTGAAGATAAAGACAATACTTCAGCCCAAGTACAAACAGAAGATACTGAAATTACAGCAGTAAGCGAACAACCATCTGTATCACCTATTACTGAAACGAAAACAGATGATACGCATACACCTAATGATTCAACTAGCAGCAATGAATCAAAAGATGTAACGATAGATGATCAAACAACAACTGATACTGCAACAATTCAAAGTGATAGCGTATCGGAAGATGACCAAACATACACATCAAATGAAGACGTTGCGACGGCTACATCAGATAATCAAACATACACATCACCTGTTACAAATGAACAACCAAAAGAAGAACGTAAGGGCTTCTTCGCTAAATTATTTAATTTATAATATCAATCACTCTATATAAACCATTCCATTTTATTGGGATGGTTTTTTTATCTACTCAATTAACCTCATCAAACATCGTCTTAAATAAGGTCCCCCCCACTCTATTTCGTCAATGTGAAGCATTTAAACGCACGCAATTATTGTCAGAAAATAAAGTCATTTTAATTTTATAAATTTATTGAGTAATAAGCTTGAATATTATTGAATTTGCTACTATCCTTAGTAGGCGTATCGGATTACAAAAATATTAAAAAGAAAGTGTGGGTCCTTATTTATGTTATTAACTATTCTAAACATTATTATTTTCGTGGCCTTCCTCATCGTATTATATGCAATGAATAAAAGACATGTTTCATTTCCAAAACGTGTCTTTACTGCATTAGGTATCGGTATCGTTTACGGTATTGTCATCCATCTTATTTACGGTGTGGACTCTAGCATAACTAAACAGACAACAGACTGGTTTAGCATCGTTGGAGATGGCTACATCGCATTACTACAAATGATAGTCATGCCATTAATCTTTATTTCTATCGTGTCAGCATTCACTAAAATTAAAATTGGCGATAAATTTGCTAAAATTGGTATTTATATTTTCACATTTTTAATTGGTACAGTTGCCATTGCGGCAATTGTAGGTATTATTTCAGCACTTGTATTTGGCTTAGATGCTTCAACAATCGATTTAGGAAATGCTGAAAGTTCACGTGGTAGTGAAATCGCAAGCCAAGCTAAAGATATGTCAGCCAATACATTACCTCAACAAATCTTAGAATTATTGCCAAGTAATCCATTCTTAGATTTCACAGGTCAACGTACGACATCAACCATTGCAGTCGTTATCTTTGCCGCATTCATTGGTTTCGCCTTTTTACGTGTTATGCGTAAACAACCAGAAAGTGGTAATTTATTAAAACGTGGTATAGATGCTCTATATGCCTTAGTGATGGCAATTGTAACGTTTGTCTTACGCTTAACACCTTATGGTATTTTAGCTATTATGACATCAACTATTGCGACAAGCGACTTCGCCGCCATATGGACGCTAGGTAAATTTGTAATAGCATCTTATGTAGCGTTAATCGTTATGTATATTATTCATCTCGTGATTATTTCTGGTATTGGATTAAATCCTGTTACATTCGTTAAGAAAACTGGGGAAGTCTTACTTTTCGCCTTTACTTCTCGTTCAAGTGCAGGTTCTTTACCACTTAATGTACAAACACAGACAAATCGTTTAGGCGTCCCAGATGGCATTGCAAACTTCGCCGCTTCATTCGGTTTATCTATTGGTCAAAATGGCTGTGCTGGTATTTATCCAGCAATGCTAGCTGTTATGGTCGCTCCAGCAGCTGGTGTTGAGGTTAATCTACAATTTATATTAACGGTCATCGGCGTCGTTGTGATTAGTTCATTCGGAGTTGCTGGCGTAGGTGGCGGTGCAACATTTGCATCTATCTTAGTACTTTCAACATTGAATTTACCAGTTGCACTTGCAGGTGTACTTATCTCTGTAGAACCATTAATTGATATGGGACGTACGGCGTTAAATGTAAATGATTCTATGCTAGCAGGTACAGGTACTGCAAAACTCACAAATAATTTAGACAAAGAGACTTACAATTCAAATGAATACGGTGAAATTACTGCCAATAGTTAATTTGATTTACAAAATATCAACTGCTTAAACTATTGTCCTCTAATTACTTCGCTGATTATAAATAAAAGGTTGGAACCCATCGCGCACACTTAACGTAACATTACGTCAGGTCGTTGCAGAGGGTTCCAGCTTTTTTTATTTCAAAATATCTTCAAATCATTTGATCTCTATAACACTTTTATACATGAACACAGAAAACATTGATTTACTTAACACAGTTAGCACTCACCTGCTTGTCTAATGCCCATTTTATCTATACATAAAAAACTTCTGGAGTGTTTATTAATCGTTAAATTAACAAACACTCCAGAAGCCAACGTAAATTATTCACTTAAAAGCCAACTTATTATACAGGCTTGAACGGCCCCCACGTTATTTTTTGCTTGCTGTCTAACGGGAGCCCATCAATATCTTTGGATACATCATCGAACCACTTCAAAAATGCAGGATCTTTATCTAATTGTGCTTCAACACTATCCTGTGTTATATCATGTAAATACCACGCTTTACTTTCAAACTCAAATTGAATTTGTGAATAAGCTATTCTTGTCATATCTACACTATCATATAAGCAATTTACTTGTTTTACTATATTAGGCGCTTGAGAAATCAAGTTATGTGAAATTTCTCTTTTATGATCTTCATCATCTAAATCATTCCACATTCTAAGCTGCCCATCCATTTGGAAAAAAATATCCATACTAGACGCTTTTTCTTCAAAAGACAGCAAAATAAAAATGCGCTCGGCTGTGTGATCCACGGAATTCATCGTACCAACCACAAGCTTTTGAGCCACCTTCACCCAATAATCCTGCACTTCATCAGGGGTTAGTTTGCTAGTAGAAGAATAGATGTATCTATCACTTGAATTCCGATGATCTATCGCATGTACCTTTTTACTAAATAACCTATTAAACATACTCAACAGAACCAACCCCTTCCTTTTGTAAATTAACTAAATAACCTTATATTTTAAATAATAACAACGAGACGTTCAAACCTTAATCGCCTATTTTTTAATAAAGCCGGCCTTATTTAATTGTTCCAACATATCTAATCTTTGTTTAGAACTCATAAAGTTAGAAATTTGATTAGACCATGTTTCAGAACGTTCACCATTCGTACGTGCCTGATAGTATTCACTTACTGTTTGGTCATATAATTTTAACGCTTCTCGTTGTTGCTCTTTGTCAGTATTATATCTATCTTGATGGAAAACGTGTTCAAACGGTAAACGTGGTTTAGGACTACCATCTTCATCATCTTCTGGTACACCCAGTGCCATACCAAAAAGTGGGAAAGTATGCTCAGGTAAATTTAATACTTCTCTAACTCTTTCTATATCATTTCTTAAAGAACCTAAATAAACGATTCCATAGCCCATGTCTTCAGCTGTAGCTGCAATATTTTGTGCTACTAAAGTTGCATCAATTGTTCCTACAAGTAAACCTTCTGCTGATTCAAATGATGTTTCCATATTACTTTTTGATTCTTCATTAATGATAGAATGTCTGTAATAATCCATTACAAAAACAAATAAGTAACCATTTTCCACAACATATGGTTGACCCGAAACTTCTTTTAAATCTTCTTTAATTTCAGGATCCTGTACACCAACGATAGAATAAGTTTGTAAATAGCTAGATGTAGATGCGCTTTGCCCTGCTTCTACAAGTTGTTTAATATGCTCTTCTGAAATTGGCTCTTTTTTAAAACTTCTCACCGAATGATGTTTTTTTAATAAGTTATAAACATGTTCAGACATGAAATCCTCTCCTCTTTACGTAGAAATTATATTCATATCTTAACAGACACACACATCGATTGCTTATATTATGTTTACCCATTTTTCCCCACCATTAAAAGAAAAACAGTAAATTAAATTTTAATAATACAGCACAAAATATTAATCGGAATTTCGAAAACGCTTCCTCACAAGGTGCGTATATAGATAACAATTTTATTTACTGAAAATAATAATTATCTATAGAAATAGTATCGCTAAATACAACTATATAGTTCCAGCTCAATTAAGTGTAAATGTTTCCTTTTAGTTTTTTGTGGAAAACAAAAATTGTGATAACTAAAAATTTAAATGTGGGGGGATTTTTTTGAGTAATAAAAAACAAAATCAATTAAATGAAGTTACGAAAAGCAATGACGATAAAGCAATGACAACAAATAATGGCGTTAAAGTTAGCGAAGACGAAAACACCTTAACAATTGGAGAACGTGGACCTAGTCTATTAGAGGACTTTCATTTCAGAGAGAAAATAATGCACTTCGACCATGAACGTATTCCTGAACGCATCGTCCACGCAAGAGGATTTGGCGCACACGGTGAATTCCAAGTTTACAAAGATTTATCCGAATATACTTCTGCCGATTTTCTTACTCAACCTAATAAAACGACACCCGTGTTCGTTCGCTTTTCCACTGTACAAGGTTCAAAAGGTTCACCAGATACCGTTAGAGATGTACGTGGTTTTGCAACTAAATTTTATACTGATGAAGGTATCTTTGATTTAGTTGGTAACGACATCCCTGTATTTTTCATTCAAGATGCTATTAAATTCCCAGATTTAATCCATGCAGTTAAGCCTGAACCACATAACGAAATGCCCCAAGGTGGTTCTGCTCATGATACCTTTTGGGATTTCTTCGCACAAAATCCTGAAACAACACACACAACAATGTGGGCAATGAGTGATCGTGGTATTCCTAAAAATTTTAGACAGATCGAAGGATTCGGCGTACACACTTTTCGTCTTGTTAATAGTCAAGGACAGTCTCATTTTGTTAAATTCCATTGGAAGCCACTGCATGGTTTGGAATCACTCGTTTGGGATGAAGCGCAAATATTACATGGCAAAGATGTCGATTTCCATCGTAAAGACTTATATGAATCTATTGAAAAAGGGGATTACCCTGAGTGGGAATTTGGTATCCAAGTGATTCGTCCTGAACAAGAATTTGATTTTGATTTCGACATTTTAGATCCTACAAAGATTTGGCCGGAAGATCAAGTACCGGTTCAAAAAATAGGGAAAATGACACTTAATAAAAACGTCACTAATGTCTTTGATGAAACAGAACAAGCCGCTTTCCATCCTGGACATATTGTTCCTGGCATTGACTTTTCAAACGATCCATTATTACAAGGTAGATTATTCTCATACAC
It encodes the following:
- a CDS encoding general stress protein, coding for MSDFTIVENNEDALLKTIRTKLSEGYKESELSVVSKSKLHIEELNDSEVSLTSTSGTFSDKMARLLVGEDGEDIVLSYFNLSESDKERYKKEILDHKYIVIATKDTSSHEEVEEANAAYDPNEELNHYAEESRGPKS
- a CDS encoding L-cystine transporter, which codes for MLLTILNIIIFVAFLIVLYAMNKRHVSFPKRVFTALGIGIVYGIVIHLIYGVDSSITKQTTDWFSIVGDGYIALLQMIVMPLIFISIVSAFTKIKIGDKFAKIGIYIFTFLIGTVAIAAIVGIISALVFGLDASTIDLGNAESSRGSEIASQAKDMSANTLPQQILELLPSNPFLDFTGQRTTSTIAVVIFAAFIGFAFLRVMRKQPESGNLLKRGIDALYALVMAIVTFVLRLTPYGILAIMTSTIATSDFAAIWTLGKFVIASYVALIVMYIIHLVIISGIGLNPVTFVKKTGEVLLFAFTSRSSAGSLPLNVQTQTNRLGVPDGIANFAASFGLSIGQNGCAGIYPAMLAVMVAPAAGVEVNLQFILTVIGVVVISSFGVAGVGGGATFASILVLSTLNLPVALAGVLISVEPLIDMGRTALNVNDSMLAGTGTAKLTNNLDKETYNSNEYGEITANS
- the nfsA gene encoding oxygen-insensitive NADPH nitroreductase: MSEHVYNLLKKHHSVRSFKKEPISEEHIKQLVEAGQSASTSSYLQTYSIVGVQDPEIKEDLKEVSGQPYVVENGYLFVFVMDYYRHSIINEESKSNMETSFESAEGLLVGTIDATLVAQNIAATAEDMGYGIVYLGSLRNDIERVREVLNLPEHTFPLFGMALGVPEDDEDGSPKPRLPFEHVFHQDRYNTDKEQQREALKLYDQTVSEYYQARTNGERSETWSNQISNFMSSKQRLDMLEQLNKAGFIKK
- a CDS encoding catalase; this translates as MSNKKQNQLNEVTKSNDDKAMTTNNGVKVSEDENTLTIGERGPSLLEDFHFREKIMHFDHERIPERIVHARGFGAHGEFQVYKDLSEYTSADFLTQPNKTTPVFVRFSTVQGSKGSPDTVRDVRGFATKFYTDEGIFDLVGNDIPVFFIQDAIKFPDLIHAVKPEPHNEMPQGGSAHDTFWDFFAQNPETTHTTMWAMSDRGIPKNFRQIEGFGVHTFRLVNSQGQSHFVKFHWKPLHGLESLVWDEAQILHGKDVDFHRKDLYESIEKGDYPEWEFGIQVIRPEQEFDFDFDILDPTKIWPEDQVPVQKIGKMTLNKNVTNVFDETEQAAFHPGHIVPGIDFSNDPLLQGRLFSYTDTQISRLGGPNFNQIPINRPVNEVHNNQRDAMHQTNINKGQVAYHKNALNNNDPHTTAKEDGGYEHYQEKVEGHKIRQRSESFKDYYSQPKLYLNSLSKDEYDHTVDGFSFEIGMCNSIMVKQNAVNQLNKVDRELAERVAKNVGVEVPESNEEVDSNAKDSQLTMEKYDIPLPGHSVAVLINGNIDIETLKLYAQTFTENKLNYAFVGQHPKNISESFGITETFDTAHPTLFDSIIVLSDGSDILPSVEEFTELTYKHNKPLILNQNAAQVLSKSNAKISLEAAGVFVSDRPQTISQAFNRARYWDR